From the Streptomyces sp. NBC_01216 genome, the window CGCCCCAGCGCGTCGAGGGTGCTGGCCCGCACCACCGCTTCGGCCTGGGCGTCCAGGCTCCCCGCCCGGTCGCCGCAGGCCCGGGAGCGGTTCAGCGCGTCGAGCAGGTGACGGCCGTCGAAGGCGTTGTACCAGCGCGCCTCGGCCAGCCCCAGCGCCCGCGCCTGGGCCACCAGCTCGCGGGTCAGATACGGGTGCGCGGTGACCGGGTGCGGGACTCCCGCCACCGTGTGCTCCTCGGCGCCCCGCAGGGCGCCCGGCACCACCCGGCCGTCCCGCCACTGGGCCCGCGGCGTTCCGTAGCCGCGGTCCATGCTCAGCAGGTAGTCCGTCGCGCCGGTCCGGGTGAAGGCACCGAGCGAGACGTACAGGCCGGTGAACCGGGCCGCGCCCGGGACGATCCGGGTGGCACGGCCCGCGGTCCCCGGCCGCCACTCCGTCAGGAGGCGGGGCAGCAGACCCGACAGCCCGGGGGCGATCCCGGCCGACAGCACCGCCGTACGTTCTCCGGCCGGCGCCGCGCCGTCTTCCGAACCGTCCATCACGTCCACATAGCGGGCCCCGGCGCCGGCCGCCGCCCGCCGGGGGCGGCCGGCCAGCAGATAGGCGGGTCCCGCGCAGTTGAGGAGGACGTCGCAGCCGTGGGCGAACCGCGCGAGGGCGCCGTCGTCCAGGGCGTCGACCGCCCGCCCTTCCGCCGAGCCCGGGAGGGCGGCGGCACACCGGGCCGCCGCTCCGGGGTCACGGCCACCGATCCGCAGGCGGAACCCGCTGTCGGCCAGGACGCGGGCGGCGGCCCCGCCGACCGCTCCGTAGCCGCCGAGGACACCGATCAGGGGCGGGGCGCCGGTCACTCTTCCTCCCGCGCGAGCAGCGCCCGCGCCACGGAGCGGGCGTGCGGCGGCTGCATGCAGCTGAAGTGGTCGCCGGGCACGTCCACGATGCGCAGCCGCTCACCGCAGACCCGCTGCCAGTACTCCGTCATGTCGTCGTGCATGCCGGGGAATATCTCCGCCTCGCCGGTCTGGCGCACGAAGGTCGCCGGGACGGCGCAGGGGGTCGGCTCGTGAGAGGCGACGGACACCAGACTGTGCCGGACGATACGGAAGAGCCGTGAGATGCGTTCCTCGGACCGCAGTGCGGCGTCCTCCGCGGGCATGGCGGCGCCGATGGCGCGCAGGCGTTCCTCCTGGGGACGCGCGGCGAGGGCGCGGAACGCCAGCAGGGCCTCGCGCCCCGCCTCGGACAGGGTGTCGGGCGAGCGGCCGGCCAGGCTGCCCGGGGGCACCGTGTTCCCGTGTTCGGCGGTGGCCGCCTCGACGAGTTCGCGTGTCGCCGCCTCGTCCTCGGGATAGCCGAGGGCGACCGGGTCGGCCCGCATGAGCCGCGCGAAGATGTACTCGGCGAGCAGATCGTCCTCCACCAGGTAGGGCACCCGGTAACTGCTGATGACGGTCAGTCCGGTCACCTCCACGCCCGCGGCCGACAGCCGACGCGCGAGTTCGGGGACCAGCAGTCCGCCCATGCAGTACCCCACGAGATGCACCCGCCGGAGCCCCTCGGCGAGGAGTGCCTCGGCATGCCGGTCGGCGAGCTCGTCCACCTGGGTGCGCGGGTCGGCCTTCAGGAACGCGTCGATGTCGTCGACGACGAGCGCGGCCAGCGGCACCTGCTGGGCGAGTTCGCGGATCACGCCCCGGTACGGGATCACGGTGCCGGTGCCGTCGTGCACGAGGATCCGGGGCACCGTGTCCGGCGCGTCGGCCGGCGCGCCGCTGATCGGGACGAACGGGGAGGCGGGGCCGGCGCCGGCCGGGCCGGCCAGGTTCTCCCCCGGTACGGCCAGGTGCGCCGCGAGCGCGGCCACCGTCGGCCGGTTCATCACCAGACGCAGCAGGTCGTCCCAGGCGAGGACGGCGGCCTCGGCGAGCTGCTCGCGCATGGTGGTCACCAGCCGGGCCACCAGCAGCGAGTCGCCTCCGAGGTCGAAGAAGTTGGCGTCGCGGCCGACAGTGGTCACCGGCAGCACGTCCGTCCACAGGGCGGCGAGCCGCTGTTCCATGCCCTCGTGCGGCGCGTCGCCGCCTTCGTCGACCCGGCCGCGCGCGGCGGAGGCCGTCCAGGCGTCCAGCCGGGCACGGTCGATCTTGCCGTTGCCGGTGAGCGGAACCCGGTCCACGATCTGGAGTTCACCCGGGATCATGTAGCCGGGCAGCCGGTCCGCGAGGTGGTCGAGCAGTGCCTCGGGGCTCAGCCGTGCCCGGTCGGACTTGAACCGGGACGCGAAGACGTGCTGGCCGACCCGGTCGAGCGCGGTTCCCTCCTCGGGGAGGCAGACGGCCACCTCGGCGCCGGCGGACTCCAGCATCCTCAGCCACTGCTCGCGGCCGAAGAAGGTCTGGCCGGTGTGCCTGCGCTCGTCCTCGAAGCCGTGCAGCCCGGCGTTGAACTCCATCGACGTCATGACGTGGTAGGCGTCGCGAGTGGCCTCGATGAAGACCAGCCAGCCGCCGGGGGCGAGGAGTTCGCGCAGCCCGGCCAGCACCCGCTCGGCGTGCACGGCGTTGTGGAGCACGTTCGCCAGCAGGATCACGTCGAAGGAGTTCGGGGCGAGGCCCTGGGTCCGGTAGTCCCGGTTGAGGTCGAACAGGCCGTAGCGGACCCAGGGATGGGCGCGGAAGCGTTCCTCGGCCGCGGTGAGGAAGAAGTGGGAGAGATCGGTGAAGAGGTAGTCGACGCCGAGCCCTTCGAGCGCCGGGACCAGCTCGGTACTGGTGCCGCCGACACCCGCGCCGATCTCGAGGAGCCGGAGCGGTCCGGGTCCGGGGTGTTCCCGGGCGATCCGCTGGAGCGAGGCCACCACGGCCGCGTTGTTGTGCCGGCTGATCAGGTTGTCGCGGTAGGCGGCCTCGGCGGTGTCCAGGCGCCCTTCGGGGAAGAGCAGGGTCTTGAGGTCGATCTCGTTGCGCAGCAGCGGTGCGAGGTGCTGTTCGGACACCCGGTGGTAGCGCACGAGTTCGGCACCCCAGCGGATGCGCGGTTCGAGGGCGTCGATCCGGCGCAGCACCTCGTCGTGCCGTTCCCGGGTGTCCTCGCGCAGATCGCGGTAGCGGCCGGTGTCGGGGTCCTGGGTCACCCGCCCCTCGTGCTCCAGCGCGGTGAGCCAGCGCTGTGCCAGGTAGTGGTTCTCGGGGGCCGCCCCGG encodes:
- a CDS encoding saccharopine dehydrogenase NADP-binding domain-containing protein; this encodes MTGAPPLIGVLGGYGAVGGAAARVLADSGFRLRIGGRDPGAAARCAAALPGSAEGRAVDALDDGALARFAHGCDVLLNCAGPAYLLAGRPRRAAAGAGARYVDVMDGSEDGAAPAGERTAVLSAGIAPGLSGLLPRLLTEWRPGTAGRATRIVPGAARFTGLYVSLGAFTRTGATDYLLSMDRGYGTPRAQWRDGRVVPGALRGAEEHTVAGVPHPVTAHPYLTRELVAQARALGLAEARWYNAFDGRHLLDALNRSRACGDRAGSLDAQAEAVVRASTLDALGRTPYHVLWGVLESLEPAGSARAPVRRTVLIRGDDGSAMTGVVGAVAAREVAFGRIGAGVHRAASVLRAGPVTDALRRYLPGTVVTVCEDAPAKEAVGGRPASGGMEEGVL